A section of the Humulus lupulus chromosome 2, drHumLupu1.1, whole genome shotgun sequence genome encodes:
- the LOC133819990 gene encoding uncharacterized protein LOC133819990, producing MSADIATSHGGDGGGLDPPDPSRVPSSCESAEVPRKKGRGLANSKPLEIRRRNAGKPLDLQLDPRTDKVVGLEDQAFVREIGLQVTLLLPGHYLDFADIPQQFKEQVVHRMKVQI from the exons atgtcagcagatatagccacctctcatggcggagatggtggaggtctagacccgccagatcctagtagagtaccctcttcctgcgagtcag CTGAAGTGCCGAGAAAAAAAGGTCGTGGCCTGGCTAATTCGAAGCCACTTGAAATTCGAAGGCGAAATGCTGGGAAACCACTAGATCTTCAGCTTGATCCTAGGACGGACAAAGTGGTTGGCTTGGAGGACCAAGCTTTTGTCCGCGAGATAGGCCTCCAAGTCACTTTGTTGTTgccaggacattacttggatttcgctgatatacctcaacaatttaaggAACAAGTCGTACATAGGATGAAGGTACAAATTTAG
- the LOC133819991 gene encoding phosphate transporter PHO1, with the protein MVKFSKELEAQLIPEWREAFVNYWHLKKQVKKIKLLKSAPKTLPGAAQDGDNHTPNLFGRSIFDPIRFLASKLVSANSFFDSSSSDHDKTELIQVKRKCLDGEEDHEIYETELAQLFSQEDEVKTFFEKLDEELNKVNQFYVTKEDEFLERGEILNKQLQILVDLKLILKDRRRKNLPQAKLGSGGSAPCSWSSSPRSSDYTESENDDRSMNNETTVIEISETAEAIATLEKNGINFTNLGTRTKTKKGKPKMAMRIDIPVTTPTRTISALTSMLWEDLVNNPKKEGHGEYINRKKIQCAEKMIRGAFVELYRGLGLLKTYSTLNMVAFVKILKKFDKVSNQQASASYLKAVKRSHFISSDKVVRLMDEVESIFIKHFANNDRKKAMKFLRPHQHKDSHMVTFFVGLLTGCFVSLFSVYAMLAHISGIFSPSKGTAYMETVYPVFSVFALLSLHLFMYGCNLFMWKNTRINYNFIFEFSPSTALKYRDAFLICTTFMTAVVGAMVLHLILRASGFSPRQVDAIPGLLLMVFIAFLVCPFDIFYRPTRYCFIRVIRNIICSPFYKVLMVDFFMADQLTSQITLLRHMESTACYFLAGSFRKHQFETCHSGRLFSELAYVISFSPYYWRAMQCARRWFDESDPTHLANMGKYVSAMVAAGARITYSRQPHHDPLWFSIVLVTSVVATVYQLYWDFVKDWGLLDRKSKNAWLRDDLILKNKSVYYVSMGLNIVLRVAWVETVMGFRIGAVESRLVDFLLASLEVIRRGHWNFYRIENEHLNNVGKYRAVKTVPLPFRETDSDG; encoded by the exons ATGGTGAAGTTCTCAAAGGAGCTTGAAGCTCAGCTAATACCAGAATGGAGAGAAGCTTTCGTCAACTACTGGCATCTCAAGAAGCAAGTAAAGAAGATCAAGCTTCTGAAATCAGCTCCCAAAACACTCCCCGGCGCCGCCCAAGACGGAGACAATCACACCCCAAACTTATTCGGTCGCTCCATTTTCGACCCGATTCGATTCCTTGCCAGTAAATTAGTCTCCGCCAACTCTTTCTTTGATTCATCGTCTTCTGATCATGATAAAACTGAATTGATTCAg GTTAAGCGTAAATGCTTGGATGGTGAAGAAGATCATGAGATTTATGAAACTGAGCTTGCTCAGTTATTCTCTCAAGAAGATGag gtgaaGACTTTTTTCGAGAAATTAGATGAAGAGCTTAACAAAGTTAACCAATTTTATGTCACAAAAGAAGATGAGTTTCTTGAGAGAGGAGAAATTCTTAACAAACAGCTTCAGATTTTGGTTGACCTCAAACTAATTCTCAAAGACCGTCGCCGGAAAAATTTGCCGCAGGCCAAGCTCGGCTCCGGCGGAAGTGCTCCTTGCTCGTGGTCATCTTCTCCCCGGAGCTCCGATTACACCG AGAGTGAAAACGACGATCGATCTATGAACAATGAGACAACAGTAATAGAGATATCAGAAACAGCTGAGGCCATAGCGACCCTAGAGAAGAATGGTATAAATTTCACCAACTTAGGGACGAGAACGAAAACGAAGAAAGGGAAGCCTAAGATGGCCATGAGGATCGACATTCCAGTCACCACTCCCACTCGAACAATCTCTGCCCTAACTTCCATGCTCTGGGAAGATCTGGTCAACAACCCTAAGAAGGAAGGCCATGGCGAGTACATCAATAGGAAGAAGATTCAGTGTGCTGAGAAGATGATTAGAGGAGCTTTTGTTGAGCTCTATAGAGGCCTTGGTTTGCTCAAGACTTacag CACGTTGAATATGGTTGCTTTTGtgaaaatcctcaagaaattcgATAAG GTATCGAATCAGCAAGCTTCCGCAAGTTATCTTAAAGCCGTGAAGAGATCACATTTCATCAGTTCTGATAAG GTTGTTAGACTAATGGACGAAGTGGAGTCCATATTCATAAAGCACTTTGCTAACAATGACAGAAAAAAGGCAATGAAGTTCTTGAGGCCCCATCAGCACAAAGATTCTCACATGGTCACTTTTTTTGTTG GGTTGTTGACAGGTTGTTTTGTATCACTATTCAGTGTGTACGCAATGCTGGCACACATATCAGGAATTTTCTCCCCCAGCAAAGGAACTGCTTATATGGAAACTGTCTACCCTGTTTTCAG TGTGTTTGCATTGCTGAGTTTGCACCTGTTTATGTATGGATGTAACCTGTTTATGTGGAAGAACACAAGGATCAACTACAACTTCATATTCGAATTCTCGCCAAGTACTGCTCTTAAGTACAGGGATGCTTTTCTCATATGCACAACCTTCATGACTGCAGTTGTAGGAGCCATGGTCCTACATCTAATCCTAAGGGCCAGTGGATTTTCTCCGCGCCAAGTTGATGCCATTCCAGGGCTTCTGCTTATG GTTTTCATAGCATTCCTGGTTTGCCCATTTGACATCTTCTATCGTCCAACCCGGTACTGCTTCATCCGCGTCATTCGCAACATAATTTGCTCTCCATTCTACAAG GTTTTGATGGTTGACTTTTTCATGGCTGACCAACTCACTAGCCAG ATTACATTGCTGAGACACATGGAGTCAACAGCCTGCTACTTTCTTGCTGGTAGTTTTAGAAAGCATCAATTTGAAACCTGCCACTCTGGAAGGCTCTTCAGTGAACTTGCTTATGTTATCTCATTTTCGCCCTACTACTGGCGTGCCATGCAG TGTGCAAGAAGATGGTTTGACGAATCTGACCCCACACATTTGGCTAACATGGGCAAGTATGTGTCTGCAATGGTGGCTGCTGGAGCTAGAATAACTTACTCAAGGCAGCCTCACCATGACCCCTTGTGGTTTTCAATAGTGTTGGTCACTTCTGTGGTGGCTACAGTCTATCAGCTGTACTGGGATTTTGTCAAGGACTGGGGTCTTCTGGACCGAAAATCCAAAAACGCATGGCTTAGAGATGATTTGATTCTCAAGAACAAAAGTGTCTACTATGTTTCCATG GGCCTGAATATTGTTCTAAGAGTAGCATGGGTGGAAACAGTGATGGGTTTCCGAATTGGAGCTGTTGAGTCGAGATTGGTAGATTTTCTTCTGGCTTCATTGGAAGTTATTCGTCGTGGGCATTGGAATTTTTACAG GATAGAGAATGAGCACCTGAACAATGTAGGAAAGTACAGGGCTGTGAAGACTGTTCCCTTGCCATTCCGAGAGACTGATTCTGATGGCTGA